The DNA window TGGCATCCGGATCAACAATATCCGTCCGGGCTATATCCGGACACCGATGTTTGACCGTTTCTTTCCGGAAAATGCTGCTGAAAAAGAACAAGCTATTGAACCTTTTAAGAAACATGCACCGATTGGGCGTTTTGCAACACCGGATGAAGTAGCGGAACTGGTGTTATGGCTCAGCAGCCCGGCCGCATCTTTTGTTACAGGCGAAAACATCCTGATAGACGGAGGACTCGCTATTGCAGGGCAAAGGTAATTGAAAAGTACGCATGAAAACAGGATGCATTTTGGGATTGTTGATCTGTATAATCCCTATTCACGCACAGCTCACCATTAATACCCAACATAACATGTCTGATCATCAACCAAACACCATAGTATACAACAGGCTATACCAGTATGGGATAGCAGATGCATTTGTAGGCGGGATCTACAGAGGTACGCTTCCCCTGGAAGATTTGAAACGGAAAGGTGATTTCGGATTAGGAGCTCCCGATCTGGTAGATGGAGAGCTGACCATGTTCGATGGCAGGTTTTACCAGACCAAAGCTACAGGAAAGACGGCAGAACCGGACGGCCATCTGAAAACCTCTCTATTCTTTATCACCTTTTTCAAGCCGGAAATATTTTTCTCCGTCAACAGCAGAACGGATGAAAAATCATTGCAGCAGAGGATTACAGATGAGCTTAAGCATAAAAACAATATCTATGCGATCAAAGTATCCGGAAAATTCAGCCGTATGGAAACCAGAGCATTCCCTCCGATGGAAAAGGAACCGTTTCCACCTTTGAGTTCTGTCGCCAATACACAGAATGTTTTTGATTTTTCTGATGAA is part of the Chryseobacterium camelliae genome and encodes:
- the budA gene encoding acetolactate decarboxylase encodes the protein MSDHQPNTIVYNRLYQYGIADAFVGGIYRGTLPLEDLKRKGDFGLGAPDLVDGELTMFDGRFYQTKATGKTAEPDGHLKTSLFFITFFKPEIFFSVNSRTDEKSLQQRITDELKHKNNIYAIKVSGKFSRMETRAFPPMEKEPFPPLSSVANTQNVFDFSDEKGILVGYYIPEYLNGINVKGFHFHYLSEDRTHGGHVLAFTGEHLNIEIAEMKSFELETSKDDNFQNFRFKTQGHEDLEQIEQRD